The sequence below is a genomic window from Clostridium putrefaciens.
ATCAACATTTTTATAAGAATATACTTCATATTCTTGCCATATCTTTTCTAAACTATTATAAGTATCGGAAATGTTTTCTTTTTCTCTAAGTCCTACTGCAATAATTAAAGCATTAATAACACTTAAAGGCGCAACTAAAGAATCAACAAATGAAGCCATATTGCTTTGTGCAATTAATGTGTAATCTGCCTGTGAGGCTAATGGTGATAGTAGGCTATCAGTAATAGCAACAACTTTAGCATTTCTGCTTTGAGCATAGGCTAAAGATTCAATTGTTCTATTAGCGTATCTTGGAAATCCTATACCAATAACTAGATCTCCTTCACCAACTCTTATGATCTGTTCAAATATATCACTAATACCATTACCTACAACTTTAACATTATCTAAAATAACATTTAGATAAAATCCTAAAAATTCTGCTAGTGCAGTGGAGCTTCTAAGACCTATAATGTATATCCTTTTAGCACTAAAAATATTATTAACCACATCTTCAAAGGTTTTATGATTGATTTTTTCAAGCGTTGCTCTGATATTTTCTATATCAGATTTTAATACACCTTTAAGTGCATTTTCTTCGCTTATAAAATCATTTGCAAGTTCAATCCTTTGTACTGTGGTTAATTTATTTTTAATTAATTCTTGTAATTCTTTTTGAAGGTTTGGGTAACCACTAAAGCCAAGTTCATTTGCAAATCTAACCACGGTAGATTCACTTACTCCAACACTAGAACCAAGTTTGGCTGCAGTCATAAATGCTGCCTTGTCATAATGCTTTAGTATATATTCTGCTATTAGTTTTTGCCCCTTACTTAATCTCGGAAATTTCATTTGTATGGTTCGCATCAAATCTTGATTATCTTCCATAAGTATTCCTGTTCCTTTCTTCACATTTAAAATAAAATGAAGTATTTATTTCATTTTATCATTTAATGAAGAATTAAACAATAAATAAAATCATTTTAATGTAAATCTTTATCTTTTTATACCTCTTTACTTTATTTCTTTTCTATAATTAAAAGAGAGGGTGCATTATTTCGATTAAGTGTTTCATGAAGCATTGAACCGTATAATAGTTTGTCTAAAGAAGAGGCATATTTTAATATTTCCTCTTTTTCTTTTTTTCCTTCTTCATGCCCACTATACATTGATATAGCCATAATGCCCTGTGATTTTAATAGCTCTAGTCCTTTTTTTATACTTATCAATGTAGACTTACAGTTAGTAGTAATATTTTTATCGCCTCCAGGCAAGTATCCTAAGTTGTACATTATGCAATCGACACTGTCTTTTATAATGTTATCTATAAGTTCGTGAGACTCTTCTATTAAATGCACGTTTTGTATCTCTTTATTTTTATAATTTTCTATGGCCATATGTTGTATTTCAAAAGAATATACAGTTTTAAAGTATTTTGATAAAAAGTCTGTATCTTTTCCATTTCCTAAAGTTGCATCTATAGCTATATCAAAATTCTTTATATTATCTTTAATTATGTTATGTGAAAGTACACTTATATCTGCTGTATAGTTAAACATAAATATAAAATCTCCTTTGTTTGCGTATAGTTAAAGATAAATATAAAAGTCTTATTATAACCCTTTTATATAATCTAATTCTCTTTCATTTAAGTATCTCCAACTACCTTCTTCTACATTTTCTAATGTTATATCACCAATAGAAACTCTTTGAAGTTTTAGAACTTCATGACCTAAGGCAGAACACATTTTTCTTATTTGGCGATTTTTGCCTTCATATATTGTAATTTCTACTAAAGAAGAATTGTTTTTATAACTTTCCTTTATTTCTATGTTAGCTCTTTTTGTAATATATTCGTCTATTTCTAGACCTGATCTAAAGCTGTTTAGTTCTGAATTACTAAAATCTCCTTCAATTAATGCTAGGTATGTCTTACCTATAGATTCTCTTGGATGTATTACTTTATTATATACGTCGCCGTCATTTGTAAGAAACAAAAGCCCAGAACTATCATAATCAAGTCTACCAACTGGAAATATCCTTTCATCAACAGTTACTAGATCTAATATAGTCTTCCTACCTCTTTCATCATTTAGTGTAGTAACATATCCTTCAGGTTTATTAAGAACTATATATACCTTATCCTTTTCAGGTTCTATTAATTTATCATTTACATAAACTTTATCCTTTTTAGGATCCACTTTAAATCCTAGTTCATTAATAACCGTATCATTAACCTTTACAATACCTTCTAATATATATTGTTCACTTTTTCTTCTAGATGCTACTCCGCATCGTGCCATGTATTTTTGTAATCTTTCTTCCATTAATTATTCAACTCCATTATTTATTTATCTACTTAAGTATATTTGTTATTTTGAATAAAATCAATTTTTTAGTTTACATTAAAAATTTACTTTACATAATAATTATTATGTATCCCATGTGGTAAAATACTGGATATAACAAAGATCTTAAATAAAACACCTTAAAAAGCTAAGGTATTCTAAATCTATATTAAAATTTTAAATTATTTAATAAGTTAATGGAATATTTATCTTTTTAAATAAAAAGCTGTGGCACTAATTTGTTAGTGCCACAGCCCCTTTATTATCTACATACTCCAAGTAATATTAATAACCAAAGTATATTATTGTTATTTCCAGAATTACCACATTGATTGTTGTTCCAAGGATTGCAGGAGTTTCCTCCTGTATTACAACAATTATTCACTGGCGGACAACATGGTGTGCAATAACATTTGCATTTACATTTGTGTTTATGGCTCATATAAATCGCTCCTTCAAATTCCAACTTTCTTATGTCTAATTCATTATATTCCTACAGCATAATTTTTGTTACAACCATAAAAGGCTTTATTTAAGCAAAAAAGAAGTCTTTACAAGTTAATTTGCAAAGACTTCTTTTTGTTAATACTTCTATCTTTATTAATAACGTATCTTTAGATATTTCTAGTAACTGAATAAAGCCATTTTCTTTCTTCTTCTTTAAGATTTGGAGATAATTTTTCGTAAACCATCTCATGATAACTGTTTAACCAATCTTTTTGAACCTTTGTTAAAAGTTCTGGGTTTATTGCATCTAAGTCAATTGGGCAGTATGAAATAGTTTCAAATCCAAA
It includes:
- a CDS encoding MurR/RpiR family transcriptional regulator, translated to MEDNQDLMRTIQMKFPRLSKGQKLIAEYILKHYDKAAFMTAAKLGSSVGVSESTVVRFANELGFSGYPNLQKELQELIKNKLTTVQRIELANDFISEENALKGVLKSDIENIRATLEKINHKTFEDVVNNIFSAKRIYIIGLRSSTALAEFLGFYLNVILDNVKVVGNGISDIFEQIIRVGEGDLVIGIGFPRYANRTIESLAYAQSRNAKVVAITDSLLSPLASQADYTLIAQSNMASFVDSLVAPLSVINALIIAVGLREKENISDTYNSLEKIWQEYEVYSYKNVDDRY
- a CDS encoding tRNA (mnm(5)s(2)U34)-methyltransferase, with amino-acid sequence MFNYTADISVLSHNIIKDNIKNFDIAIDATLGNGKDTDFLSKYFKTVYSFEIQHMAIENYKNKEIQNVHLIEESHELIDNIIKDSVDCIMYNLGYLPGGDKNITTNCKSTLISIKKGLELLKSQGIMAISMYSGHEEGKKEKEEILKYASSLDKLLYGSMLHETLNRNNAPSLLIIEKK
- a CDS encoding pseudouridine synthase, which gives rise to MEERLQKYMARCGVASRRKSEQYILEGIVKVNDTVINELGFKVDPKKDKVYVNDKLIEPEKDKVYIVLNKPEGYVTTLNDERGRKTILDLVTVDERIFPVGRLDYDSSGLLFLTNDGDVYNKVIHPRESIGKTYLALIEGDFSNSELNSFRSGLEIDEYITKRANIEIKESYKNNSSLVEITIYEGKNRQIRKMCSALGHEVLKLQRVSIGDITLENVEEGSWRYLNERELDYIKGL